In Cryptomeria japonica chromosome 5, Sugi_1.0, whole genome shotgun sequence, the genomic window CAGAGTAAAATCTGAAATGTTGACAAAAAAAAAAACTGCTACACAGTCTAATTTAGAAAGAGTGAGATTATTAAGACGTCACCACTTATCTTAGATAACCATGTTTAATGTTTTGTAATCATTGCTCTTTAAAGTTCAAGATATCCTCATGCCGATGATGATGAATGTTCAGATAGAGAGGAGTGCACTGATGAAAGGTTGAATAAGTGCGTTGGAAAGGAGGGAGGAGGAATATGCCATAATTTAGCAGGTTCCTACAACTGTTCATGTGCAAGAGGATATGTGGGAGATGGCTTTACAAATGGGACAGGATGCATTTCCACGAGTTCAAATCGCCTTGTCTTTGCTGCAATCATAGGTAACGAAATGTTAAGTAAACTGTGAGTGTTTGTGTAATTTTAATAGTTTGCCTCAAAGATATTCGAAAATAACTGTACTTTTATTTCAATGTCTGCTCCCGTAAAATACACAGGATCCGTCTCCTCGTTCGTGGTTGTCTCTTTAGCAGCGTCTCTTTTGGTTTGGCGGCTTAAAAAACGCCACTTGAAACTTGTGGAGGCCAAATATTATCAGCAGTTGCCGCAACACATTGCTTCTACAGTGGGAAGAGAGAGCCTGAGAATTTTTTCTGCCAAGGAATTGGCAAGAGCTTGTAATAATTATTCAAAAGAAATGGTGTTGGGAAGTGGTGGCTTTGGAACTGTGTTCAAAGGAATTCTACCGGATGATACTGTTGTGGCCATTAAAAAGTCCAACCAAGCTATAAATCTAGAGGATGACCATGAGTTTCTCAATGAAACTACAATTCTCTCCCAAATAAATCACAGAAACATAGTGAAATTGTTAGGGTGCTGCATTCAAACTAAATTCCCATTGTTGGTATCCGAGTTTGTTCCGAATGGAACACTGTTTGAACATTTACATTCCAAAGAAAGGATTTTGTCTTGGGCGTCACGTTTGCAGATTGCAATCGAGACGGGGGAGGCATTGGCATATCTGCATTCTGGAGCATCTCAACCCATTTTCCACCGAGATGTAAAATCATCTAATATTCTTTTGAATGAGAAATTCTCTCCCAAAGTTGCAGACTTCGGGATTTCTCGTCTCATCTCCACTTCCAATAACACACATGTGACCACTTATAATATAGTGGGCACAAGGGTTACTTAGATCCTGAGTACTTCCAGACGTATCAACTCACCGAAAAAAGCGATGTATACAGTTTTGGTGTAGTTCTGGTTGAGCTTTTAACGGCTCTGAAACCCATCTGTGTAGAAAGGGCCAGCCACGAGTGGAGTTTATCTAGTCTTTTTCTGTCCAGACTCAACAGTAATCGCTTCACAGAAATCTTCGATAGCAAAGTATTGGAGGAGGAAAACATGCAACAGATGGAAGATATGGCAAGGATAGCCAGAGAAGGCCTTCGTTTTGAAAGGAGAAAGAGACCATCAATGAAGGAGGTGGTGGAGGAACTTATTTGTGTAAGAGATGGCACAAGAAAGACAAAATTCCATGACAGTGTAGTGTGTGAGGACGCAATATTTGACCAGAAATGCATTTCCAGGGAATCATCACAAATGTCATACGAATTCAGGAGTTACAGTTTTCCATGTACAGTTGACAGCACATCGGAGGAACCATCCACTGCACTGATTCAGATGTCGAACCTGGCTGTATGATTGATTAAAGGAATCACAAGGCTTCATctattatattagaaatatatttgatTAGCTAGTATAGAAACAAGGGCTGCGTTTCAGCGTAGTTCTTCAATGCTTGGGAGGACAGTTCTGTTAGGGGGCTTGATAATGTAGCTTGTCCCTAATCTATGGTTGTATGGAGCAACCAGGCAATGTAAGAGATGTATAAATAAGGTTGAAGCCATTAAAAGTTCAACGCTTATGTTTGTATAATGAAGGATTTAAGTCGTTGAAAGAGAGATTCAATGCTTTGCCTTGCTGTTCATTTTTCTAATAAATAGATAGTCAGACTTTTATTAAAATGTGCCAATAATTCTCGGTCTCCAAGTTTGCTTGTAGGTATTTTCTGTTAGGCTGCTTTTGCTTTCTCAGTGAACACGTGCCTTTTCTAACCATGGATTCAGTACCCTGAAATTGTAGACCCTGTAAACTTCAGTACAGTTTGGTGAGCAGTGGGCTTACTAATACATTTAGTTGCTTAGTCTTCCTTAGTTTTGGATGTAATCTACTAGAGTGGGAGTATAGTGTGATCTTAACCATTTTGTTGGCACCCATATGAAGCTCAATTTTCTTGCTACTTTTTGTCCATTTTGTTGTCAATCAATCTTTCTTTGCGTGTTACTCAATGTTAATTATAGACCTTCCCTGTTAGGTTGCAAGATTGTAATATCCCTTGCCCAAACTGATTGATtttggctcaaggaatattgtcaaacactttgtatgctgtctttctctattctgatttttgtatttcagattgtttgatacactttgaaagttgccaagaaatttaggaagttcaccaatgatgttgacaatacctcttacaatgaactagtatgcgagtgcagttctttttggtatttttaatgcatatacatgaaaactagatatggaatgcatacctacagccaactgacatttcgacaaacaacTGGCATACAACTATTATGCTGATCATATATGCTATTTAAAGGACATTTCGTCAAACAAATGGTATGCAAcatatatcttctttattgaatccattcgtaagtacaatgctgctatggatttgccaatactaattggcttacaaaaagactACATCAATGCCAAATCTGATTCTAAGTTATCACTTACAACAGCAAAATTATATACCTAATATTTCAATACTAGCTACTAATAGTTgcaagaggaacctgataatagtgatgcttaatgatggagatgaaagttgcaatcggaatcaagcaaaatactgttcatgcgcactgttcatgcgcactgttcacgcgcactgtagcagcaagaacaaacttgcaatctgctcttaaaaccctgaataatttgttgataatctctcccaacaagaatgatataactccatgtgccaaagaaggacgattcacaaccaattataaatgttctccaacaataaacttcaaacccttgtagaaaaattcaccaatttgcacaaatgaaagaactgaagtattttttcccacaactgcaataattcaggtgttatttcacaccttcaaaattactatcaataggaagttttcgtttcctatgatcaaagaagaaaattgcgaaagccctaggctccacaataaaaatcaatcaaaatactattcatcaactggatgccgagaatgaactcttgcctttccttttattctttccttaagagagctcaaacaccttcctggccaatttgggataaaagatttattcccacattaaattattcacttaacgcactttattatattaaagtgactttattattataaagttactttagaactttataataatattaaaatattaaataaatcacttaagtcacttaaactttaatatctcttgatgtacttgtctgattgctaaaccgtctgagccaggagtcgactctccctgttctccatgtgattggatgcctgtctaaaaatagaaaccctgaatagtgacttactataaatagtaagtatgtggaactgagtctagaaatagctgcaaaggcccaatcaaggtcgacactgccaataagctctgcttaggtgtctttctattaatagtaaccctgactctcccaaaatagtaacttactataaatagtaagtgtgccaatctgagtcaaaaaaaacccgtgcaaaggccaaaacctgaatccagctgaagagtaatgtctctaatcaccaagtaactgccacacgaggccctctatcaataattattagcctacgagggtcaaatgataggctaattcttacaaactttgatgctcgcaaaatggggacattacagtctgccctccctgaaattgcttgtccccaagcaatctccactGCAAAGAAACTCCAATCCTCGGGAGGCCCAAAAGAAGAATTGTGAAATGTCCCACACATCCTTAACCGACTCCTGTAGCACCAACATAAACATAGTTGCGCACAATATCCCTGGATCCCAAACCCGGAATGGAAGTCTGCCAAGCCTAATACCCTCTGACTTCCTCTGCGCTACTCTGATCTCAACTTCACCATGCCAGAAGTGGTGAAGCAAACCAATGGGACCCATCCAATACACTGTGCCAAACCTGTCGCCTCATGGATCCCAAAACAACTGAACCCCACATCCATTCGCCATATAGAGATAAAAATATCTGGAAGCGTCTATAACACAATATCTCTCTACAGCTCTCGGTAAACTCCCATGGATGTGATAACTAACCAAACCATCATGCCCACTGACACCATAGTCATCCTGTAACCATGTACCCATAAGAAAACTTTGTGACATAGAAGTAGCAAACCCTGTTGGATACATATCAGCATGATGTATAACTGACAGCTGTCCCTGCAAGTAATCCCACATAAACTGCTGAGTCGGGCGCTCGCAACTGCTAATCCCATCTTCTAAAGATGATGAATACCCATCCCACAAAGGATGGCATCTCGGAGCCAATCCACACggatgcatcatcaagtcctctgtgtgtggatcaaaagaaaaatgatgagcacCCCTTATTGTGTAGTCGCGGTAAAATGCTCCAACCTCTGTCAATGGCTCATCACTAACAACACTTGAATCGAGCAACTGATCCCTTTGATTCTGAAAAACAACAAGCTGACATCCAAAATCAGCTGCATGGGATGAAGTGACAGATTTGCTTCTAGGAGATGGAAACAAATCAACATGGGAGCCATACTCCCAACTAGATGACACTCTGCAAATGCCTTGTGAGGACGGAGTAGCGTTGTGTACTACCACACAACTCTCAAGAGAATCCACCATTGTGACACAAGAGCTACTAGTAAACTGTCCTGCATCAACTGTCACTGTACTGACCTTAGGAGAACTTGATGCAACTAGTGGTTCTCTACTGCTCTCAACCAAGGTACTCATCCCAGCTGAAACTTTCGTACCTATATCTGTGATAGATGTAACCACATCTTCACTACAACCAGTGGATATAAAATCCTCATCAACTGCCTCTGTATATAACTGTACTATATCTGTAGTTGGTGGAGACTGTGCCAAACTCAACTCCTCAGTAAGCTTCTCAATCTGTAACTGTGACTCTTGAAGAGCCAACTCGGCACTCTGCCATgagtccatagtcacctcaagctcatgagTGAGCTCATCAACCTGCTCCTCCTTTCCCTTCAATGCATCATAACAAATGCAATCCCACTCGAGAAGAAAATCCCTATCCGCAAGTAGTTTTAGGTAATTTTGTTTCATCATTCCAATTGCTTCTCGAAGTGCATGTATCTCtgcaagggaaaaaccactatcacCATGCTCATCTGTCAAAGGAGTACTCCAACCATAGGTAGCCAACATTTGACGAGCAACATTAAAATGCTCAATGGTTGTGGCAATCATATTGTCATTCACTTTTAGTTGCCCAACCAAATGATGAGGATTCTGTAGCTTATGATGCCCATACAAGTTTTCCGGTTCACAATATGCACTATGATATGAGGTTGATTCGTCATCACTCACTACATCATAAGCAGCATCATGTGTGCTTTCATCCATGCACACCTCAACATCTAAGGTACTGTTGCTTTGTACCTCAAAGGATGGCTCAACTGATAAGGTAGAAGTTGCTGGTATGACAATATCTTCACACACCTCCACTCTCAAAGTAACTACATGCCCATCCAAAGCACGATCTTGGGAttccatatcaacatatgaatcttctAGCTTGTTTTCAAAGGTCTGATCTGGAAAATCAGACTCACCACAACATGAATTCTCCACATACAATGCATCATTAGTACCCAATTTCTGAGTACTTTCATGTGACAATTCAATAGGATCATTTTGCACATGTGAAAACACTGCTGTCTcatgctcatgcaaagtttcatcatcgctgtcatgaaaatcagaagtAGCCTCTATATTAGAAACTTCTTGAGTCACCTCTTGCAGGGATGATGTAGATAAATCATTACCCAAAGCTGTGCTAGTGTCTTCTTGAATCAAATTAGCATGTCTATCAAATTCATCATATAAATTTTTGCATACTTCATAggaatttgaagataccaaatcattttgatgaagagttgtaTCATCCTTATGTGTAGATTCTCTATCCATTTCATGTGTAAACAATTTATGAGCTATAGTGTGATATTTCTTCCTTGCAAACTCTGTCTTATGGCAAAGACTCGGGTGCAAATCCATGTAACTCATGAAAGGAAGCTCCTTcttatttttttgaagaaaagtgCTATACTCCTTAAACATGCTAatcacttcttcttctttgttttgtggTGTTCGACTTTTGCTGGTAGGAAATGAATTGAATCTTTTAGGCAACCCAAACTTTGAAAGCGTTTGCTCTAAACGCAACAACTCTCGGCTGAGCTTGTATTGTGATTGTTCAAGTTCTTTCAGTGCTTGTTTATCGCTGAAAAATGTTGTCATGTAGCCCATTTTCACTACCCAActgaaaatcaaatcaaaactgatTTGTACACGGATGACTTTCCCACCAATTGAATGCAACCATCACCCAACAGGttggcaggaaaccgctctgataccactgtaatatcccttgcccaaactgattgattttggctcaaggaatattgtcaaacactttgtatgctgtctttctctattctgatttttgtatttcaaattgtttgatacactttgaaagttgccaagaaatttaggaagttcaccaatgatgttgacaatacctcttacaatgaactagtatgcgagtgcagttctttttggtatttttaatgcatatacatgaaaactagatatggaatgcatacctacagccaactgacatttcgacaaacaactggcatgcaactattatgctgatcatatatgctattaaaaggacatttcgtcaaacaaatggt contains:
- the LOC131057356 gene encoding LOW QUALITY PROTEIN: wall-associated receptor kinase 2 (The sequence of the model RefSeq protein was modified relative to this genomic sequence to represent the inferred CDS: inserted 1 base in 1 codon); the protein is MSLQMQTQMHYGFLICVCLVGFTAAKCVPERCGSMDVSYPFWINNSDCGHPDFKLTCRESTLPGMQEKHPYFVAYRGDSTDDILGGYYYKVMNIDYEGHLFRNSSMIKVRSCKSNKIKRNYFQLPLDGPFTLSKSNKLVVIGCGTFSSYSYGKLGEARCVSICDSQSDKPYCRYGCCEINLPNNWPWINYTVGGEFQSSSDTISRCGLSTIMDPSTFTIVDNKTNLFRGKGRKAYYGLILNWGIGLENCSEVKATGNYSCSSNAECLDSPSGTGHVCRCLPGYEGNGYFNGTGCTDREECTDERLNKCVGKEGGGICHNLAGSYNCSCARGYVGDGFTNGTGCISTSSNRLVFAAIIGSVSSFVVVSLAASLLVWRLKKRHLKLVEAKYYQQLPQHIASTVGRESLRIFSAKELARACNNYSKEMVLGSGGFGTVFKGILPDDTVVAIKKSNQAINLEDDHEFLNETTILSQINHRNIVKLLGCCIQTKFPLLVSEFVPNGTLFEHLHSKERILSWASRLQIAIETGEALAYLHSGASQPIFHRDVKSSNILLNEKFSPKVADFGISRLISTSNNTHVTTYNIVGTXGYLDPEYFQTYQLTEKSDVYSFGVVLVELLTALKPICVERASHEWSLSSLFLSRLNSNRFTEIFDSKVLEEENMQQMEDMARIAREGLRFERRKRPSMKEVVEELICVRDGTRKTKFHDSVVCEDAIFDQKCISRESSQMSYEFRSYSFPCTVDSTSEEPSTALIQMSNLAV